In Microbulbifer pacificus, the genomic stretch TTCGTCATGACCGGCTTCCTCCAGCGCGGAATCCTCTTCACCAAGAAAACGACCATAGCGCATACGCAGAAGGTTCTGTTCATAGGCCAGCGATGCTGAGCGCTTGCGGAATTCTTCTGCACTGATCTGCTGCGCGTCCTCCAGCAGTGCTTCGGTGTCGATGATCAGCTGGCGCTGGCTGCGGAAATACTCCGGCAGTACCTTGATGGCCATGCCTTCCGTGTCGCTGAGCCCGAATATTTCTTCCTGCGGCCAGCGCAGAATGTAGTGCTGGCTTTTCTGCACGTTGGCCTCGGGCGCGCGATTGTCGCGTGCTTCCAGATACCAGTAGAGTTCATCGCCCGGCTCAATGGCGTAGCGCTGTACCGGAATGGAAAACCGGAACTGCTTTTGATGGTCGGTGTCGCCCTGCGCGTGCAGTTTTATACGCTCGTTGCGAAAGCGCACATTTTCCCCGCTGCCGCTGGCGAGCGTCAGCAGCAGATCGGTGTCCACTACGGTAAAGTCATCGCGTACGCGTACGCTGACCTGCAACAGCGGTGACTGCGCGTCTTCCTCCAGGCTGACGACGGTGACACTGTCCAGCGGCCGCTCAAACACAAACTCGGGTGCGCGGTCGGCGGTGATATCAATATTGTGTATTGGTGGCAGCAGCGTCTGTTGCATACCCGGCGTTGGCGTAATGGCCAACTGGTAGAAGTCCGATGTCTGGAGGACGCGACGCAACTGCCAGTGTCTGCTCGGTAGTGGTTCGGCAGCGGTGAATGCAAATGTCTGCTCGGCGGCGAGCATGTGCAGCGCGTGAGCGGGTGCATCCAGCGTGATATACCACTGAATGTGCGACTGTTCCGGGGCCTTTATCTGCAGTGTCTGCGTCGATGTGGCGAGCCCTGTGTAGGAAGGCGGTTCCACGAGGGTTTCCGCCGCGACAATCGCCGGTGCGGACGCCCGTACTTCGCCGCTCCTGGTTGCCGAATTTTCGCTGTCGGGTATCACGACATCCGAATGCTGCAAATTCACCAGCGTGGAAACCAGTAAACCCAGGCAGGCACCGGTGGCGGCCAGCAGTGGGCTGCGCAGATATGGCGGGTGAAATGCATTCAATTCACCCTGGGCGAGCAGGGTCCGCAGGGCGCGGGCTGTACGCCGCCGCTGCAACAATAACACCGGTGACAGTTGATTCGCGTCGGACAACAGCAATTGACTGCTGTCCTGCAGATGGGAATAGCGGGCATCCAGTCTGGCGCAGAGTTGCGCCTTCGACAGGCGCCACTGCCGGTCCGCGATGAGTGCCAGAAAAACAAACACGAAAATCATCGCAGGCAGCCACGGTGGCAGCGGCCAGAAAAACATGCCGACTGTGGTGATGCTGATGGCGGTGAGCGTGAGCAGGGCATAGGGCAGCAGGCCGCGGCGGCGCCATTGCGACGCGGTGTCGCGCAACAGCAAATCGACGTTACTATCAGTCTGGTCAGACATCGGCTTTACCATCAACCTGCGAAGCGGTGACTGCGGGTGCGTTTCGCCGCGACAGCGCGATTGTCCGTTCCGCCAACAGCAACAGTGCGAACAACAACAGCAGAGAAGGCTGCATTGGCTGGCGAAACTGTCCGCTCACCTCCTCATCCGTCACCGCGATACCGGCATCGGCGAACCAGTGACCGCGAGCGCGATACTGTCGCTGCCAGTCCTGTGCGCTCCACTGCTGCCACAACCGCTGCGGCAGCGCCCGGTGGTGATAAAACGTTTCCCTGTGCCAGTCGTCGCGATAGCGCAGCCAGTTGCCGCGCCCAACGCTCGCGACTTCGAGACCCGGCTCGATCTCCGCAAAATCCAGATCGCGGCTGTCGCGTCCCCGGGCATCGGTGATCAGCATGCCGCCGCCGCGTATAAACGCCAGCACCGGTGGTGGAAGCTCGCCGGGCGTGTCGTAAATCAGCCAATCTATTTTGCGTGGGTCTATTTCAGATTGCCGTGACAAATACTGTGGCTCCGGAAGTGCCAACTGCCGCAGTGCCGGTTTCAGCCACGGCGGCGCACTGCCGATGACCGCCATCCTCGGTGGGGCAATACCGGTCTCGCCGGCGTCGATGTGGTGCCACTGCCAGAGAGGACTGATTTTCAGTGTCTGGTAGCTCGCGGGAAACGGCATCTGCTGCAACAGAATGTGTGCCCGGCGGAATTCGCCCGCATATGCCAGTTGCGTCAGGGTCTGCCCCACATCGACTGCCGCCGGACGGGGTGTGGATATGTCGGTGGGCGCCGACTGCAACCAGTACACATCCGCAATGGCCGGATGTGCGGCAAGGAAGTCTTGCAGCGCGGTATCGGATACGGCGGGATCCACCAGCAGTATCTGAGCGGATGGCTGCGCCGGCCGCTGGTACAGCGGTGATGTCAGCAGCAATGCGAGCAGTGCCAACAGCAGCATGCGCAGCAGCAGGAGTCGGCGGTCGCGCAGGAACAGACGTTGCCATTGCCGCTGACGTTTCTGTTGCAACCACTGTACCGCCGCAAAGGTAATTTCCCGGGGAGCGCTGCGGCGCATCAGATGAATTAACAGTGGAATTGCCAGTGCCCCCAACAACCATAACCAGATGGGGGATTGCAGAATCAGAGCCTCGGCAAATGACATCTCAGCCGAGCCTCTGGTGTGCGGCGACGAAGGCACGCAGCGATTTTTCTATCGGCGTTTCTACGGTAGCCGTGGTGAGCGGGCAGGC encodes the following:
- a CDS encoding BatA domain-containing protein, which codes for MSFAEALILQSPIWLWLLGALAIPLLIHLMRRSAPREITFAAVQWLQQKRQRQWQRLFLRDRRLLLLRMLLLALLALLLTSPLYQRPAQPSAQILLVDPAVSDTALQDFLAAHPAIADVYWLQSAPTDISTPRPAAVDVGQTLTQLAYAGEFRRAHILLQQMPFPASYQTLKISPLWQWHHIDAGETGIAPPRMAVIGSAPPWLKPALRQLALPEPQYLSRQSEIDPRKIDWLIYDTPGELPPPVLAFIRGGGMLITDARGRDSRDLDFAEIEPGLEVASVGRGNWLRYRDDWHRETFYHHRALPQRLWQQWSAQDWQRQYRARGHWFADAGIAVTDEEVSGQFRQPMQPSLLLLFALLLLAERTIALSRRNAPAVTASQVDGKADV